The following coding sequences lie in one Spea bombifrons isolate aSpeBom1 chromosome 5, aSpeBom1.2.pri, whole genome shotgun sequence genomic window:
- the CPNE3 gene encoding copine-3 produces MAAQCVTKVELSVSCDNLLDRDVGSKSDPLCVLLMNTSGQQWFEVARTERISNCLNPKFSKKFLIDYYFEVVQKMKFGIYDIDNKSIDLGDDDFLGEFECTLGQIVSSKKITKPLVQKNGKPAGKGSITIYAEEVKDNRVVEFEVEARKLDNKDFFGKSDPYLEFYRQTEDGRWQMVHRTEVIKNNLNPVWKPFRIPLRSLCNGDFDKAIKVECYDHDNDGSHDFIGAFETTLSKLKEASRSMPVEFDCINEKKKQKKKGYRNSGVVSVKHCQIVVEYSFLDYIMGGCQMNFVVGIDFTGSNGDPRSPDSLHYISPNGVNEYLTAIWSVGMVIQDYDTDKMFPAFGFGAQIPPTGQVSHEFPINFNPSNPFCHGIQGIVDAYRTCLPQVKLYGPTNFSPIINHVARFAAAATQQQTASQYFVLLIITDGVITDLDKTRQSIVDAAKLPMSIIIVGVGEADFSAMEFLDGDGGTLRSVTGEAAIRDIVQFVPFRNFVGAPKEALAQNVLAEVPQQVVSYFTMYKLKPPNDPAAK; encoded by the exons ATGGCAGCACAATGTGTGACCAAGGTGGAGTTGAGCGTCTCCTGCGACAATCTTCTAGATCGAGACGTTGGCTCAAAGTCCGACCCGTTATGTGTCCTCCTTATGAATACCAGCGGACAACAGTGGTTTGAG GTGGCACGCACAGAAAGGATTTCAAACTGCCTGAACCCAAAGTTCAGCAAGAAGTTCCTAATTGACTACTATTTCGAGGTGGTGCAGAAGATGAAGTTTGGGATATATGACATCGATAACAAATCTATCGATCTCGGTGACGATGACTTCCTGGGTGAATTTGAGTGCACTTTAGGCCAG ATTGTTTccagcaaaaaaataacaaaaccacttgtacaaaaaaatggaaagccAGCGGGAAAAGGATCCATCACA ATTTATGCCGAAGAGGTAAAGGATAACAGAGTGGTTGAATTTGAGGTTGAAGCAAGAAAGCTTGATAACAAG GACTTTTTTGGCAAGTCGGACCCTTACCTAGAATtttacagacagacagaggatGGACGATGGCAGATGGTGCATAGGACAGAG GTGATCAAGAACAATCTGAACCCTGTCTGGAAACCATTCAGGATACCCCTTCGATCTCTGTGCAATGGAGACTTTGACAAAGCCATCaaa GTTGAATGTTACGACCACGATAATGATGGGTCACATGACTTTATAGGCGCCTTTGAGACCACCTTGTCTAAACTTAAGGAAGCTTCTCGTTCCATGCCA GTGGAATTTGATtgcataaatgaaaaaaagaagcaaaagaaGAAAGGGTATCGGAATTCCGGCGTAGTGAGTGTGAAGCACTGTCAG ATTGTGGTGGAATATTCTTTTCTGGATTATATCATGGGAGGATGCCAGATGAATTTTGTT GTTGGCATTGACTTCACTGGATCCAATGGGGACCCGCGATCTCCAGACTCTCTGCACTATATTAGCCCAAATGGCGTTAATGAGTACCTGACAGCGATCTGGTCTGTGGGGATGGTCATTCAAGATTATGATAC GGATAAAATGTTTCCAGCATTTGGTTTCGGAGCCCAGATACCACCGACGGGTCAG GTTTCACACGAGTTCCCAATAAATTTCAACCCATCCAATCCTTTCTGCCACG GAATCCAGGGAATTGTGGATGCCTACCGCACGTGCCTTCCTCAAGTGAAACTCTATGGGCCAACCAACTTTTCACCAATAATCAATCACGTTGCAAGATTTGCTGCTGCAGCTACACAACAACAGACCGCATCT CAATATTTTGTGCTTCTGATTATCACTGATGGTGTCATAACTGACCTTGATAAGACCAGGCAATCGATTGTTGATGCGGCAAAGCTCCCTATGTCCATCATTATTGTCGGTGTTGGGGAAGCCGACTTTAGTGCCATGGAGTTTCTTGATGGAGATGGTGGGACCCTCCGATCAGTCACAGGAGAGGCTGCTATACGAGATATAGTACAATTTGTGCCCTTTAGAAACTTTGTTGGG GCTCCAAAAGAAGCCCTTGCTCAAAATGTCTTGGCTGAAGTACCGCAGCAGGTTGTTTCTTACTTTACGATGTACAAACTCAAGCCACCCAATGATCCAGCGGCCAAGTGA